The Nitrospiraceae bacterium genome segment TATTCCAAGGATATATGGATCTGCCAGAGGGTTTCTTAAAACTCCCTGAAGGATTGCTCCTGCTGCCCCTAGCGCTATTCCCATCAGTATTGCCACAAATGCGCGAGGCAGTCTTATTGAGATGAATATCTCTTTTTCAACATCAGAGCCCAATGGATTTATCAGTCTTGGCGAGGCGAATACAGCTAACAAAAATATAATTATCAAAACTGATATGAGAACAAACAGTTTTATCTTAGACATTCGCTCATCTCCTCGATGCCTTTGATTATCCTTGGTCCAAATCTGTAAAGACTGTCGCTCACAAAAAACACTTTATTATTTTTTACAGCAGGCACATTGCTCAGTTTTTTAATAAGAGTTGATGATATCTTTTTCATATCTGAATGTCCCTTGCCAATGATTATTACGTCGGGTGCTCTTCGCATTATCTCTTCGATAGAAAATTTAGGATACGAAATCTTTGCTTCTGACGCAATATTAGTATTCCCAAAAATATTTATAGCATCATCCATTGCAGTGCCGGGTCCTGCAACGATTAATGGCTCAGGCCAGACAATAAACAGAATCTTTTTCTTTTTGTAAACAGCGCTGGGTTTAAATTTATTCAGTGATTTCTCTACGTT includes the following:
- a CDS encoding helical backbone metal receptor produces the protein TKKKIGGMSNPSLESIIMLKPDLVVMTTDGNPKEVEEKLRALKIKIYVFRARQISELADNIRDLGAAIDMKKKADLLANNVEKSLNKFKPSAVYKKKKILFIVWPEPLIVAGPGTAMDDAINIFGNTNIASEAKISYPKFSIEEIMRRAPDVIIIGKGHSDMKKISSTLIKKLSNVPAVKNNKVFFVSDSLYRFGPRIIKGIEEMSECLR